In Puniceicoccus vermicola, the genomic window ACGCCCTCGGGCCAGCCACCTTCGCCTTCGGTCAGGATCGCGCCTCCGCGCTGATGAAAGTTTACCTGCCATCGACCGGCTGGCAAAATTATCGCCTGCCTAAGGCCACGCATACCCAAGACCATGCCTACACCACCGAATGGCCGCGCCTTCGAGAAGTCGAAAGCGAGCGTTGGATGTTGAACGCCAGTGGCATGTATTATGAAATGCCAGCCATGACCTACGCTGATCGCGTGTGGGGCTTGCGTCCAGTTTGTTCGCACCTGCGCATCGTGGGCGACTTCTGTTCGTGGAACGGCATGTTGGTCATGGCCGGCGACCAGACAACCCCAATCGACGACGCCAACCTCGAAGGCGGCCAGCCACAAGCCAATCTTTGGTTCGGCAAGACCGACGACCTTTGGCAATGGGGCAAACCCAGCGGCTGGGGCGGCCCCTGGTGGAAGACTGAAGTCAAGGCGGGGGAGCCCAGCGATCCCTACCTCATGACGGGATTTGAGCACAAGTGCCTGCACGTCTCACATGATGGTGAAGGCTCGGCCAATTTCCGCGTGGAGATCGACTTCATGGGATCGGGTGAGTGGACGCCTCACATGACCATCACCACGCAAAACGGCGCGGCAAGCCACGTATTCCCGACTGGCTTTAGCGCGCATTGGATTCGCATCATCCCCGAAGCGAATTGCACCGCGACAGCCCAACTCATTTACACCTAAATCTATTTATGAATACGATGAAACTTCTTATTCAAACATTCCTCTCCGTGCTCGCGGCGTTATCCCTGATCACGGCCCAAGCCGAGACGGCCAAGTCGCTGATTGAGTTTAATGCGAGTGACGCGTTGACACGGATAAAGCCCAGCAGCGAGCAAGTCACGGTCGCCGTCCAGGGCGATGCCATCGCAGTCACGATTATTCCCGAAAGCAAGACCTACCCAGGCGTGGCGTTCTTGCCAGCCGCGGGCTTCTGGGACTTATCCGCCTACGGTCACATCGAAGCGAAGATCAAGAACACTGGAACCGAACGGCTGCGCATCAGCATGCGGGTGGACAACGAAGGCAACTGGCGTGACGCACCTTGGAACACCGAGACCATTGGCATCCCTCCAGGCGAAACCGGCACGGTCAAAGTCATCTTTGGTTTACAGTCCGGATTTAAGCCCGGCTACGCGCTCAACCCCGCCGCCATCAAACAAGTATTACTCTTCACGACAAAGAGCTCTGCGGTACAAAGCTTCGTTGTCGAGTCCATCCAAGCGGGTGGAAATACTGGCGAAAAAGCGCCACTCCAACCAGCCAGCTTGAGCAAGCCGAAAGACGTCAGCACGAAGCCCGAAGCGGGCTTTATGCTGGGCGGCAAGACAACGTTCGATCCGGACCGGCAACTGAAGTCAGTCACCGCCTCAATGGATTGGTCGAACGAACCCGGCCAACCCTTGAAGCTTCGCCTCTCGGATCAACACACCATCCAAGTCATTGAGCTGCGCGCGCCGACTCAGAAATGGGACCTGAGCCAACACAGCGAAGTTACACTGAAACTCAGCAACCCAGGGTCGATTCCCTTGCGCGTATGCGCGCAACTGCGCAACGGAAAGACAGAATATAGCGACTTGATTGTCAGCGAAGGTCCACTGCTCCCCGGAGAACGCATTCAATTGACCATTCCCTTTGCCTCCACCATCCCGTGGCAGGGACCGGATATAGTGACCGGTGAACACCACAAAGTTAAGGATGGCACAGGCTCGGCCTTGAAGAGTGACCGAGTGGAATCCGTGCGCCTGACCGTTTTCCACAATGGCGACGCGGAGTTGGCGATTGAAGAAGTCCGCGCGCAAACGCCCACTCCAACGCTGCCCGAATGGATTGGCGAGCGTCCACCCGTTGACGGCGACTGGGTTTTGACTTTCGACGAAGAATTTGACGGCGACTCAATCGACCTGACCAAGTGGCGCGTTCACGGGCCTAACTACTGGGGACACAAAAACCTCACCCACTGGAGCAAGGACAACATGATCGTCAAGGACGGCGTCGCGATCATGCGCTTGGAAAAGAAACATGGCTACCACAACGACGACCCGGCCAGTGGTCACGAGTCCGCGTACCAGGGTGGCTACCTCGACACCTACGGCATCTGGGCGCAGCGCTACGGTTATTTTGAATCGCGTATGAAAATGCCAAGCGAGCCCGGCCTCTGGCCCGCCTTCTGGCTAATGCCTGATCGCGGCCCTGAAACCGGTGAGCAATGGCAGCGCCAGGACACCAGGAAGCACGGCATGGAATTTGACATCATGGAGCACCTCACCCGCTGGGGCCCGAACCGCTTCAACATCGCCCTGCACTGGGACGGCTACCACGACCAGCACAAAGCCATTGGCACGAGCCTCATCTACGTCGAGCCCGATGAAGAGGGCTACATCACCTGCGGTCTCCTTTGGACGCCCGGCAAGGCGGTCTTCTACTACAACGGCCGGGAAGTTGGCCGCTGGGAAAATGAGCGTGTGAGCAACGTCCGCTCGGTCATTATGTTTACCATGCCCATTGGCGGCTGGGACAACAATGACATCGACGACTCCACCCTGCCCGCGGATTTCCTCATCGACTATGTGCGCGTCTGGCAGCGAGCCGACTTAGCTTCTGAAATGGACGGCCTTTTCGTTTCAAGCAAGGCCCAAGATAACCAATAGATCATTACCGGCAATGAGTATCAATCTCTGTGCAAACGGGAGCCTGATGAATTGAGGCTATACCTAGGATTGAAAATATGGTCTACAAAAAAGATGACATGGGAGGAGTTGCCAGGAGCGAATGAATCATTGGGCTGACCCCTTTTTGCCTTCCTCGAGTAATTCGAGAAACCTTCGAAAATTCTGGTTGAGCATCTTTCTCCTTCCTGATCCCGCTTATGGCCTCGACGGCCTCGAGGCGCTCTGAGGGGCTCGAGGCTGTCCAATCTCTAGCCTTTTGTCCGTGCAGCTTTCTCTTGATGACCCTGACCATGCAAAGATTCTGTCAGCTCAAGACGTGGTTTCAATTCCTTTCTGAGAACGTGAAGTCTATACGCTGAGGTCAGCCGCGG contains:
- a CDS encoding glycoside hydrolase family 16 protein, whose amino-acid sequence is MKLLIQTFLSVLAALSLITAQAETAKSLIEFNASDALTRIKPSSEQVTVAVQGDAIAVTIIPESKTYPGVAFLPAAGFWDLSAYGHIEAKIKNTGTERLRISMRVDNEGNWRDAPWNTETIGIPPGETGTVKVIFGLQSGFKPGYALNPAAIKQVLLFTTKSSAVQSFVVESIQAGGNTGEKAPLQPASLSKPKDVSTKPEAGFMLGGKTTFDPDRQLKSVTASMDWSNEPGQPLKLRLSDQHTIQVIELRAPTQKWDLSQHSEVTLKLSNPGSIPLRVCAQLRNGKTEYSDLIVSEGPLLPGERIQLTIPFASTIPWQGPDIVTGEHHKVKDGTGSALKSDRVESVRLTVFHNGDAELAIEEVRAQTPTPTLPEWIGERPPVDGDWVLTFDEEFDGDSIDLTKWRVHGPNYWGHKNLTHWSKDNMIVKDGVAIMRLEKKHGYHNDDPASGHESAYQGGYLDTYGIWAQRYGYFESRMKMPSEPGLWPAFWLMPDRGPETGEQWQRQDTRKHGMEFDIMEHLTRWGPNRFNIALHWDGYHDQHKAIGTSLIYVEPDEEGYITCGLLWTPGKAVFYYNGREVGRWENERVSNVRSVIMFTMPIGGWDNNDIDDSTLPADFLIDYVRVWQRADLASEMDGLFVSSKAQDNQ